DNA from Sphingomonas sp. R1:
AAACGGTGGGACTGGTCGAGAAACTGCCCCGTCCGCCGCAGAGCCCGGTCGGTGTGCCGGACATGATCTTCGTCCGGCCGACCGTGCTGCTGGTGTTCGACCGCCTCGCCGACACGCTGTTCATCGTCGCCCCGGTCTGGCCGGGTGCGGACCCCGAGGCCGCTGCCGAGCGCATCGACGCGGTTGCCGCACAACTCGCCAGCGCCCCCCTGCCTGCGCCCGTCCGCGCGGACCCGATCGCGATCCAGCCGACCCCGGTGCTGCCGGAAGGCCGCTACGGCGAGATGGTCGCAGCGGCCAAGGAATATATCGCGGCGGGTGACATCTTCCAGGTGGTGCTCGCCCAGCGCTTCACCGCCCCCTTCCCGCTGCCGCCGTTCGAGCTCTACCGCGCGCTGCGGCGGATCAACCCCTCGCCCTTCCTCTATCACCTCGACTTGCCCGGCTTCGCGCTGACTGGCTCGAGCCCGGAGATCCTGGTGCGTGCACGCGACGGGGAGATCACGATACGCCCGATCGCCGGCACGCGCCCCCGCGGCCGCACCGCCGCCGAGGACGAGGCGAACCGCGCCTCGCTGCTGGCCGATCCCAAGGAGCGTGCCGAGCATCTGATGCTGCTCGATCTTGGCCGCAACGATGTTGGCCGCGCTGCGGCGCCTGGCAGCGTCAAGGTGACGGACAGCTACACGGTCGAGTTCTACAGCCATGTCATGCACATCGTGTCGAACGTGGTGGGACAGCTGCGCAAGGATGCCGATGCGATCGACGCGCTGTTCGCCGGCTTCCCCGCGGGCACGGTAAGCGGCGCCCCCAAGGTCCGCGCATGCGAAGTCATTGCCGAGCTGGAGGCGGAGACGCGCGGGCCTTATGCCGGCGGTGTCGGCTATTTCTCACCCGACGGCTCGATGGACTCGTGCATCGTGCTGCGCACCGCGCTGGTGAAGGACGGGGTGATGCACGTGCAGGCGGGTGCGGGCATCGTCGCCGATTCCGACCCGGCCTATGAACAGCGCGAGTGCGAGGCCAAGTCGGGTGCGCTGTTCGCCGCCGCGCGCGAGGCGATCGCGCGGGCAAGCGAGGCGGGCTTCGGCCAATAGGCCGGCCCGCCCAGGTAGATCAGGGAACGCGCGAGGCCTGCGTTTCCTTGTCCAGCTTCTCCTGATACCATTGCTGGAGCATCTTGCGGGTGCAGCCCGTCTGGCCGCCCGTTCCTACCGCCGAGCAGCTGTTCGGCATGCCGCGGCTGTTCACTTCCTCGACCACTTCCATGCGGCGGGTCCAGCTCGTCGAGGGCGCGTCCTGCTTGGGCTGATCACGGAAGCGCTTGGGGATGCGGTAGGGCGAGTCGCCTGCGCTGGAGCAGACGACGATTTCGTCCGGGTTCGCCGGCTTGGGGCAGCTTTCCTCGCCGTACAGCAGGATGCTGCGGACCCGCTTGGGCGGGCCATCGGCGGCGGCCTGGTCCTGCGTCTGGG
Protein-coding regions in this window:
- a CDS encoding anthranilate synthase component I family protein, with amino-acid sequence MVQGLDAARAALAAGRPALVWRQQVADTETPVAAALKLIEPGRGDFLLESVEGGSVRGRHSLIGLAPDLVFRATGTQCELNRHWLTDREGFAALEADPLTALRGLVADCRMDVPAALPRALACLVGYFSYETVGLVEKLPRPPQSPVGVPDMIFVRPTVLLVFDRLADTLFIVAPVWPGADPEAAAERIDAVAAQLASAPLPAPVRADPIAIQPTPVLPEGRYGEMVAAAKEYIAAGDIFQVVLAQRFTAPFPLPPFELYRALRRINPSPFLYHLDLPGFALTGSSPEILVRARDGEITIRPIAGTRPRGRTAAEDEANRASLLADPKERAEHLMLLDLGRNDVGRAAAPGSVKVTDSYTVEFYSHVMHIVSNVVGQLRKDADAIDALFAGFPAGTVSGAPKVRACEVIAELEAETRGPYAGGVGYFSPDGSMDSCIVLRTALVKDGVMHVQAGAGIVADSDPAYEQRECEAKSGALFAAAREAIARASEAGFGQ